TCCGGGACGCTCCAGCACCGGGTCCGCCTTGTGGAGACCACCGATGAGAAGAGGCTCGTTGTTGAAGTTGAGGGTTCTGTGAAAAAGAAACATGAAATAGTTATAGGTTGGATGCAGACTGATAATGAagtcttaaaatattatatacgtttatgtttatattaatgacAGCAATAGTACGATGACGGAAATTTCAGTGACAAGTTTAtggaaatattacaaatattatgcaaattatttaaatgaataacGCAAACAATACATACCCAGCTTGTCCAGTATCGTCAGCGTAGCAAGAGTCGTCGCCAGGCTTGCACTCCATGCAGACGTCCCCGTGGTCGCTGCATGACGTCACACTCAGCGATATGACGCGGCCATTCCTAGTGGCCGTCAACTTGTACCAGCCGCCGTCTGCCAGGTTCTTGTCAGTATTCGTTATAGCGACGGATGTTATTGAAGTTCTAGCTCCTCCAAAGGAGAATACGGGCTTCCCTCCCAATAGTTCGATAGCAATAAAGTCTGATCGCCCTCCTGTGTGGGCTCCATAGTTGTAGAGCAGTAGTGCATCAGGTCTTCGAGTGGCAAATATTAACGTGATGTCATTAGTGGATGCGTCTAGGGCAGGGAACTTCATGTAAGAGAGGTCATTGAATCCGAATGTGGAGCTTTCACAGTGCTTTCCGTAACGACCATCAATGCAGCTGCACTTATAGCCTGGTTTTAAACTGACACACACACCTCCATACATGCATGGGTTTGGTCTGCATGAATCTACGAGAGCCTCACACTGATTTCCTCGGTAACCAGGGCGACATAAGCAAAAGAAGGAATTACGGTCCGAGCTTTCTTTGCATGATCCTCCGTTCTTACAAGGGTTGCTGCTGCAGACATCGCCTCTTTCCAGTTCGCAAGTTTTTCCCTCTCGTCTTGATGGACACGTACAAACAAAATCATGACCCTGCTTCCTACATTGACCTCCGAATCGGCAAGGATTCGGTGAGCATGGATCTTGTCTCTTTTCACAATTCTTACCCATAAAACCATCTGTACAGTGGCAAGTGAAATCATGGCTAACCAGTGGTGATGACAGAATTAACGTTGGACTTTCTGTTATTTTGGTCTCTTCCATTACTTTCATGGAGTCGGTGCACAGACCTCCGTTATCGCAGTCGTGATTAGCACAAGGTAAGTACGATACGATGATTTGACGTTTCAACAATTTCTTGATATCAAATTCTCTGCTTTTTATGTAGCTTTCAGTTTCTTTTCTTTCCCACGTTCTATATTTCTGTTTTGTTGCTATTGTTAAATCCAAACCACCGTCAAACTCTTTAATGCTGTAAAGGTAAACATTTTCTCCGCTGTTTAGACCACCTTTCAGCGATTCAAGTAAACTTCGATAGTACTGCGTTAAGAAATCTGAGGCCGTCATATTGAGTACTCTGACGGTGATAGATTGTTCAACCGTGGCGTTGTCAAACGAGAAGAACTCTACACTGATCGATGATGTCACGTCTCTGTGTATACCATCATTTCCAGAAACTGAGAAAGAGTAGCCTTGTCCTGGTTTGATGGCATTTGTGTACAAATCACACCCTTTCCTGATACTCAATAGTGATAGAGTACTTTCAGATGTAGATTCTTTCAGTATTCTGCATCGATAGTCTCCTACAATATCTGGATCATTAGGTCTAACGTCAGCAATTTTTCCCACTGGCACTTTGTTATTGAATGCGTAAACAAGAACGTGAACCGATCTAGATAATGGTGGGTTATCATTTCTGTCTAGCACTTTGACAAATATTGTATAATTGGATTTCATTACAGGTGTTCCGCTGTCTTCGATCTGTATTTGTATTTCCAATTTGGGAGTAAGCTCTCTGTctattttctttgttgttaGGAGAATACCAGTGTGTTTCTGTATCTTGACATAACTTTGATGCTGTCCACCAATTATAGCATAAGAAAATGGTGCACCGTTTGGTGGCAAGTCTGGGTCACTGGCTGATAACGTGACAATGCTTGTATTTGGTGGTTCATTTTCATAAACTGCGCCATTGAAGTTTTCTACATCAAAAGATGGGCCATTGTCATTTATGTCAGTAAGCGTAACCTTAACGGTAGCTGTACCAGTTTGTGGCGGTATTCCAGTATCTATAGCACCAACAATAAGTGAGTATACAGGAGATGTTTCTCTATCAAGATGTCTAGCTACTTCAATCTCTCCTGTCTGTGGATCTATTTTGAAGTTTTGGTTCGCATTTCCTCCAATAATAGAATAACTGAATTGATTGTTTTGTGGTCGAACATCTTTGTCGACAGCTTGAACTTGTATAACTTCTTTACCAATAGTAGCTCCTTCAGATATTGTAGCGTCATAGAAATTTTTCAGGAATTCTGGAGGATCATTACCATCTTGGATTGATATAATAACTTGTGCTTCATCGGTGTCGTTTCCTCTTATTCCGCCAGAATTCTTCGCTAGCACTGTCAAAACTACCCTATTTTGTGTTTCTCTATCTAGGTATCTAGCAACTCGTATTACCCCAGTTTGAGAATTGATACTAAATCCTTTGTCGTTGCTAGATCCAACAAACAAGTAGTATACAATGCCATCATCTCCGCTATCTTGATCGGTGGCCTGTATAACACCAACGTTGGTCCCAACTTCAGCTGATTCCGATACatcaaaatgaaaaactggTTGTATAAACTTGGGATAAAATTCATTGACGCCCGTAATGTGTATTACTACTTCAGTAAGGTTCCGCATTGCAGAATTTGGGTTCTCAGCTAACACTTTCAGTGTATATGTTGACTTTTCTTCATAATCAAATACTTCTCTAGAAAATATTTCTCCTGTAATTGTGTCAATGCGGAACAAAGAGTTCATTGGATCCTTGATGTGATATTTCACAATAGCATTCTTGGGAGAGTCTACGTCAATAGCAGTAACTTTATATATCAAACTATTTACAGGTGAGTTTTCTGGTAGATAAGCGACGTACGACGATTGATTAAATCGGGGAGCATTGTCATTTATGTCTGTTAGTAAAATTGTGAGGGTAGCAGTTGTTTCTTTCGATTTAAAGCCGAGGTCTTTTGCTGAAATGTTTAGGCGGTACTCTTGGATAGTGTCAAAGTCCAAAGGTAACACTATGCTTATCACACCCGATACTGGATTAATTTTAAACTCTTTGCCTTGATTTCCTGCTGAGATAGAATAACGAACAATGCCATTTGGgccgtcatcatcatcagttgCTTTGACAGTTAATATAGATGATCCGATAGGTTCATTTTCTGGGACAATCACTTGGTAACTCAAAGCTGTGAATTTAGGCGTGTAAACATTTTCACCAGTTACAACAAATGTAATGGTGGTCTCATCCGACTGTGGTGGTACTCCTCGATCAACAGCTCTAACTTTTAGTTCATAGTATCGGCCTAGTGAATAAAACTGTTTCTTCACAACAATCCAGCCATTAGCATTATCAATAGAGAAGTATGCAGTGCCATTACCTCCGGAGATAGAATACTCAATTTCAGCATTTATTCCATAGTCCATGTTATCTTCAGCcactaattttattactttttctcCAAAAGTAGCGTCTTCAGGTACTGGCACAAACCGTTCGTGGTCTTTGAATGAAGGCGCGTTATTATTTGCATCTACAACGTTAATTGTGACAAGGCATTCTGAAGACATTGGCGGTTTTCCGTTATCAGTCGCTAGAACTATTACTGAATACATATTTTCTGGCGATGTGTCCACAGATGTTCGTTTATAGTTCATTACGGATTTGCTCAAAATGTCACCCGTAGCAGGGTCAATGGCAAACAAATCTGAAGGTTGTTGAAACGAATATGATATGATGGAGTTAGGACCTTGTTTATCTCTATCAGTTGCAATAACTTGGCCGACGTAGCTGTTTTTCTTCTGAAGTTCAGGGAAGTTAAAACTGTAGTAAGAGTATTCAAATTCAGGCGCGTTATCATTTTGATCTTGTATAGTTATTGTTAGCGGAGTTTCAGATCTCCAAGAGCCATCTATAGCAGCCACTTTAAGAATATATTCATCTTGTTGTTCTCTGTCTAAAGTGCCAGCTACTGTAACATTTCCAGTTGTATGATCAATAACAAACTTCTGACCAGGATTTTGTACAAAACTGTAAGTAGCGTTAGCATTTGGACCGGTGTCAAGGTCAGAGCTAGTTACTTTAATTACGAAGGAGCCTATTTCAGCGTTTTCAGTAACATTAACACTGAATAGTCGAGTAAATCTGGGAGGATGGTCGTTTTTATCTAGCACTGTTACAAGCACAGTAGATGTACCAACTAATTGAGGTACACCATGATCGTAGGCTTCAACAACAACCTCATAAAATTCCTTTGTTTCTCTATCGAGTTCCATAGTTGTGTAGATTTCACCACTCTCCATATCAATTTCAAAAGTTCCGTCATAATCATCAACTAGTCTGAATGATATTCTTCCGTTGTCATtagaatcatcatcatgagCTTCAATTTTTATTACTAGCTGAGGTGTTACTTCCTCTTCCAACACTGTAGCATTGTAAAGGGCATTTTCAATTACGGGAGCGTTATCATTAGCGTCCGTTACTTTTATCTCAATCTCGATAAACGATTTTAATGGCGGGTTATCCGAGTCCTTTACTTCAAACCAAACCTCGTATAGGGGCATTGTTTCATAATCTAGGCCTTTTCCAGTAATATACACTTCTCCGGACATAGGATCTATCCGTAATGCATCGCCAACGTTTCCACCGGCAACAGCATATTGCAAAAGCCCAGTCGGACCCTTTTTGGGGGATGATGCGGCTAGTTGTGTTACTAAGACACCTTCAGGCGTATTTTCAGAGAAAGTGTATGTAAGTTTGTTAGTCACATTAAACTTTGGGAAGTTCTTTGAAGACTTCGGTATAAGTACGAGGTCGGTGGTGTTTTGCCGTGGGTTTACACCTGAGTCCGTAGCTGTTATTACAAGATTAAAAGTGGACCCACTCTTCAATCTGTATTTCATTAGGTTTTCCCTCGCTTTGATAACCCCAGTCTCACTATTGATGTCGAACAAATCCCGATGTTCACCTTTGAGATCGTAAACAATCTTCTTGTTAAGGCCAATATCTATGTCTGTAGCCTTGGCACCAAACACGAAATCTCCAATCATTGTTCTTTCCGAAATATACGTTTCGTAAACTGGGTATACAAAAGTAGGTGTATTGTCATTTTCATCTTCGACAACAATAGTTAAGTTTGCAGTAGCAGTTCTCGGGTCGGTCGTTGATGAATCTTGAGCCATTAGAATCAAGTAGTATTTGTCACATTCTTCCCTATCCAATGTAGCGTTAGTAGCAATAACACCAGATGCAGAATCAATATGAAAGCGTTCCGATTTATCTCCCAGTAGGCTGTATCTTATCTTTGCATTATTTCCCATATCTTTATCTGTGGCTTTAGGATTCAAAATGATAGTGCCCGATGGTAAATTTTCCTTTACAGCGGTTCTATAGCTTTGCCTTTCAAATTCAGGGCTATTGTCATTAACATCTTGAACCACGATCTTCACAGTGCCGGAACCGGTAAGTGGCGGAGAACCTGCAATAATAAAACGAGATAGTTATGATACTGAATATGGCACAACAAATTGAATTACCCATTAGGAATAGGGCAAACATAGTTTACAAACCTGTATCCATTGCTACAAGTGCAAGCGTGTATTCTTCCTGCGCCTCTCTATCTAGGGTTCTCAATAGTGATATCTGCCCAGTCGAAGCGTTTATCTTGAAAATATCAGCATTTCCTTCCTTTATGAAATAACGCACTTGATTGTTGAACGGCGGTGAATCAG
This window of the Plutella xylostella chromosome 12, ilPluXylo3.1, whole genome shotgun sequence genome carries:
- the LOC105389983 gene encoding cadherin-related tumor suppressor; amino-acid sequence: MTRVAVPPPPPPTPPPRRSQMTKLRLYHSQMSFVDLSDKCKSIYTINNRTSLTVPSPPQIEVTVLDKNDSPPEFQNIPAAYLASEDLALGQTIATITAIDPDSIGTTSYSLQSAQGLPFELDPRSGALTLREPLDREVEAEYQLTVRADDGVQFTDVNVVVQVTDTNDNPPVFQETAYSFDIPENAARGATVGAVAASDLDAGENARITYTLISDWANDVFSLNPQTGVFTLTARLDYEEVQHYILVAQAQDNGRPSLSGTVTVYVNVVDLNDNAPAFDPMSFSNELNEDVRVGTPVVTISATDLDSGLNGKLSYTITSGDENQDFAIAENGTIYTRRLLDRETLPTYNLVVTARDSAVAPEPQLSSTVQVTIQLKDVNDMAPEFITSNVTTISENIPLNTAIMTIKAVDKDEGRNGYVEYFMLPDPEVNGLFSLGNVDGILRATGKLDRELKSNYTISVSARDRGDPPKVTETKITIDIMDENDNSPVFDPKQYSASVPENASIGASVLQVSATDIDEGINGRVRYSIASGDENRDFSISEDTGVVRVAKNLNFERKARYILTVRAEDCAENDVRFDTAELSISIQDINDNPPTFLDSPYLAYVMENVIPPNGGYIITIQAYDADSPPFNNQVRYFIKEGNADIFKINASTGQISLLRTLDREAQEEYTLALVAMDTGSPPLTGSGTVKIVVQDVNDNSPEFERQSYRTAVKENLPSGTIILNPKATDKDMGNNAKIRYSLLGDKSERFHIDSASGVIATNATLDREECDKYYLILMAQDSSTTDPRTATANLTIVVEDENDNTPTFVYPVYETYISERTMIGDFVFGAKATDIDIGLNKKIVYDLKGEHRDLFDINSETGVIKARENLMKYRLKSGSTFNLVITATDSGVNPRQNTTDLVLIPKSSKNFPKFNVTNKLTYTFSENTPEGVLVTQLAASSPKKGPTGLLQYAVAGGNVGDALRIDPMSGEVYITGKGLDYETMPLYEVWFEVKDSDNPPLKSFIEIEIKVTDANDNAPVIENALYNATVLEEEVTPQLVIKIEAHDDDSNDNGRISFRLVDDYDGTFEIDMESGEIYTTMELDRETKEFYEVVVEAYDHGVPQLVGTSTVLVTVLDKNDHPPRFTRLFSVNVTENAEIGSFVIKVTSSDLDTGPNANATYSFVQNPGQKFVIDHTTGNVTVAGTLDREQQDEYILKVAAIDGSWRSETPLTITIQDQNDNAPEFEYSYYSFNFPELQKKNSYVGQVIATDRDKQGPNSIISYSFQQPSDLFAIDPATGDILSKSVMNYKRTSVDTSPENMYSVIVLATDNGKPPMSSECLVTINVVDANNNAPSFKDHERFVPVPEDATFGEKVIKLVAEDNMDYGINAEIEYSISGGNGTAYFSIDNANGWIVVKKQFYSLGRYYELKVRAVDRGVPPQSDETTITFVVTGENVYTPKFTALSYQVIVPENEPIGSSILTVKATDDDDGPNGIVRYSISAGNQGKEFKINPVSGVISIVLPLDFDTIQEYRLNISAKDLGFKSKETTATLTILLTDINDNAPRFNQSSYVAYLPENSPVNSLIYKVTAIDVDSPKNAIVKYHIKDPMNSLFRIDTITGEIFSREVFDYEEKSTYTLKVLAENPNSAMRNLTEVVIHITGVNEFYPKFIQPVFHFDVSESAEVGTNVGVIQATDQDSGDDGIVYYLFVGSSNDKGFSINSQTGVIRVARYLDRETQNRVVLTVLAKNSGGIRGNDTDEAQVIISIQDGNDPPEFLKNFYDATISEGATIGKEVIQVQAVDKDVRPQNNQFSYSIIGGNANQNFKIDPQTGEIEVARHLDRETSPVYSLIVGAIDTGIPPQTGTATVKVTLTDINDNGPSFDVENFNGAVYENEPPNTSIVTLSASDPDLPPNGAPFSYAIIGGQHQSYVKIQKHTGILLTTKKIDRELTPKLEIQIQIEDSGTPVMKSNYTIFVKVLDRNDNPPLSRSVHVLVYAFNNKVPVGKIADVRPNDPDIVGDYRCRILKESTSESTLSLLSIRKGCDLYTNAIKPGQGYSFSVSGNDGIHRDVTSSISVEFFSFDNATVEQSITVRVLNMTASDFLTQYYRSLLESLKGGLNSGENVYLYSIKEFDGGLDLTIATKQKYRTWERKETESYIKSREFDIKKLLKRQIIVSYLPCANHDCDNGGLCTDSMKVMEETKITESPTLILSSPLVSHDFTCHCTDGFMGKNCEKRQDPCSPNPCRFGGQCRKQGHDFVCTCPSRREGKTCELERGDVCSSNPCKNGGSCKESSDRNSFFCLCRPGYRGNQCEALVDSCRPNPCMYGGVCVSLKPGYKCSCIDGRYGKHCESSTFGFNDLSYMKFPALDASTNDITLIFATRRPDALLLYNYGAHTGGRSDFIAIELLGGKPVFSFGGARTSITSVAITNTDKNLADGGWYKLTATRNGRVISLSVTSCSDHGDVCMECKPGDDSCYADDTGQAGTLNFNNEPLLIGGLHKADPVLERPGQIHSDDFVGCIHSISINGRLLNLTNPSDSRGVDPTCGRSENGACYKKNVCGAGECQDRWKTNYCKCPGNVISPDCTQSLQAISVTESGIVQYVISEKHRRMQLLESFYGGSTTWERKPMKAKTTSKITNPPKTLTFFFRTYRRDGIMFYAATDKYYTLIELIDGKVSYSSKQNTVVNMTVDQEDVSDGNWHNVTLFSLGRSIRLLVDGRHLGEELDSAGVHDFLDPYLTIMAMGGVKNEWFPLNSFRNFEGCLSNLTINNELQPLNGNGSIFSETIRFGKILAGCHHAFAAGSAQTPSPLSIGVTLIIVFFIILIVAILVSFIVFRLRKQKKEKGDMPNAKVNVIHSKQNGGPAILNAPNLIAGTNDSLMNRSMHNNETNLNSYMSDNADIMRNVGHIVGPELLSKKYKDRDIMGLDPPRPQRPDIIEREVVGKSPALREDHHPPPPPSTNNSHHNHDHPNGMDLNMDGPEHYDLENASSIAPSDIDIVYHYKGFRDGGVRKYKATPPPIAGYHHKHQTPPHRHSPHHASGYPPRVMPQPSQPPSQPRQHQTTPLARLSPSSELSQQPRILTLHDISGKPLQSALLATTSSSGGVGKDALHSNSERSLNSPVMSQLSGQSSSAGRKTPNAPLQVPPGSVGSGAVGLTSEEIERMNARQRTSSLVSTLDAVSSSSEAPRGGGGGHHMSHRHHSPQADNRSSTGSDDESGNDSFTCSEIEYDNNSLNADKPEEIRRNNVSAGSSSKTPIMPPPYESFDSSFRGSLSTLVASDDDLTPHVLYRQANGSPAPATLGWDYMINWGPNFESMIGVFKDIAELPDAVNGRMSSSLRLPNGTPKPSEEYV